A genomic window from Sphingobacterium spiritivorum includes:
- a CDS encoding NAD(P)H-binding protein, translated as MDKTGYTALVLGSTGLIGSFLVDMLLDNTQYSTVYAVSRSPLQLQHPGFINIVADADSIAHHLENIAVDHLYCCLGSTKSKTPDLSAYYKIDHDYPLSVAQQLKDKGLSAVCLVSSMGANVLSNNFYLKMKGEVERDIKSLSIERTFILRPSLLLGKRKENRLLEKISSAAMSIINYFLIGKLKDYKSIKAADVASSMMHVCLSDITGTHIFKTAKIKELA; from the coding sequence ATGGATAAGACTGGCTATACCGCACTTGTTTTGGGCTCCACAGGCCTGATTGGCAGCTTTTTGGTTGATATGCTTTTGGATAATACACAGTATTCAACGGTATATGCTGTATCAAGAAGCCCGCTGCAGTTGCAACACCCCGGATTTATCAATATTGTAGCAGATGCGGATTCAATAGCTCATCACTTGGAAAATATAGCTGTTGATCACCTCTATTGCTGCCTGGGAAGTACCAAAAGTAAAACTCCTGATTTGTCCGCATATTATAAGATAGATCATGATTATCCCTTATCGGTAGCTCAGCAATTAAAAGATAAGGGGCTTTCTGCTGTATGTTTGGTATCGAGTATGGGGGCTAATGTATTATCCAATAATTTCTACCTCAAAATGAAAGGAGAGGTAGAACGGGATATAAAATCGCTTTCCATTGAAAGGACATTCATATTAAGACCCTCTTTATTATTGGGCAAACGTAAAGAAAACAGATTACTGGAGAAGATATCTTCAGCGGCTATGAGTATTATAAATTATTTCCTAATAGGAAAATTAAAAGATTACAAAAGTATAAAAGCAGCAGACGTTGCCAGCTCAATGATGCATGTATGTTTATCTGATATAACGGGGACACATATCTTCAAGACGGCAAAAATTAAAGAATTAGCGTGA
- the apaG gene encoding Co2+/Mg2+ efflux protein ApaG produces MVSQITEGVKISVESIYQPEYSNPEKEHFMFAYRISIENVGDYTVQLLRRHWQIFDAIGEHREVEGDGVVGEQPVIQPGESHQYVSGCNLKSEMGYMEGTYQMSRQLDGEIFYVEIPRFNLIANHRLN; encoded by the coding sequence ATGGTATCTCAAATAACAGAAGGTGTAAAGATTTCGGTAGAGAGTATTTATCAACCGGAATATTCTAATCCTGAAAAGGAACATTTCATGTTTGCTTATCGTATTTCTATTGAAAATGTAGGGGATTATACAGTTCAGCTATTGCGTCGCCATTGGCAGATATTTGATGCTATAGGAGAACACAGAGAAGTAGAAGGAGATGGTGTCGTTGGAGAACAGCCAGTTATACAACCGGGAGAATCGCATCAATATGTCTCAGGTTGTAATCTTAAAAGCGAGATGGGCTATATGGAAGGTACATATCAGATGTCCCGTCAGTTAGACGGAGAGATTTTTTATGTAGAAATTCCCCGCTTTAATCTTATTGCTAATCATCGCTTAAATTAG
- a CDS encoding SAM-dependent methyltransferase — MSKGILYLLPVPLSDDAAMASYTPYLQETINTLDEYIVENEKTARKFLKQAGLSIPQQQLIIHDYGKHNRDQGNKQEFFRGLMSGKNVGLMSEAGCPGVADPGADIVAEAHSKGIKVVPLVGPSSILLALMASGFSGQKFAFQGYLPIDKSDRNRKIKDLEAQAYRDKQTQIFIETPFRNNTLFAELLKVCKPQTKICVACNLTAQDEFVLTLTVDQWKKRKDDFHKKPAIFLLYF; from the coding sequence ATGTCAAAAGGTATATTGTATCTTCTTCCTGTCCCATTGAGCGACGATGCTGCAATGGCTTCCTATACCCCCTATTTGCAAGAGACCATCAATACGTTAGATGAATATATTGTAGAAAACGAAAAGACTGCCCGCAAATTTTTGAAGCAGGCCGGACTTAGTATTCCGCAACAACAGTTAATCATCCATGATTATGGAAAACATAACCGCGATCAGGGGAACAAACAAGAGTTTTTTAGAGGGCTGATGTCCGGCAAAAATGTGGGATTAATGTCTGAAGCAGGTTGTCCGGGAGTAGCAGATCCGGGCGCAGATATTGTTGCAGAAGCACATAGTAAAGGTATAAAAGTTGTTCCTTTGGTGGGTCCAAGTTCTATTCTTTTAGCGTTAATGGCCTCAGGTTTCAGCGGACAGAAGTTTGCATTTCAGGGATATCTTCCCATCGATAAATCGGATCGAAACCGTAAAATAAAAGATCTGGAAGCACAGGCCTATAGAGACAAGCAGACGCAGATTTTTATAGAAACGCCTTTCCGCAACAATACATTATTTGCAGAATTACTAAAGGTATGCAAGCCCCAAACCAAAATATGTGTGGCTTGTAACCTTACAGCACAGGATGAATTTGTTCTCACACTTACAGTAGATCAATGGAAGAAAAGAAAAGATGATTTTCACAAAAAACCCGCTATTTTCCTTCTTTATTTTTGA
- a CDS encoding Nif3-like dinuclear metal center hexameric protein, with product MKIFELTNYLESIAPLAYQESYDNSGLLVGNPGDEIHRALISLDCTEAVVDEAIAEGCDIIISHHPIVFGGLKKFTGSNYVERVIIKAIRNNIAIYAIHTNLDNIFGGVSSKIAEKLHLENTAILKQKKNLLNKLVVYVPRTHVEIVRDALFEAGAGNIGNYDQCSYNSAGYGTFRPLEGADPAIGEIGQQERVEETKIEVIYPQIKEREILVAMYASHPYEEVAYNIVTLQNNYQIIGSGVIGNLSEPMSEIDFLRYLKEKLNLTVIRHTELRGKEVSRVAVCGGAGGFLLADAKRSGADFFVTADYKYHEFFDAEGQIVIADTGHFESEQFTQELLLEIIRNKFANFAVLITETDTNPIKYYC from the coding sequence ATGAAAATATTTGAATTAACGAATTATTTAGAGAGTATTGCTCCTTTGGCTTATCAGGAGTCTTATGATAATTCCGGTCTGTTAGTGGGTAATCCGGGGGATGAGATTCACCGTGCATTAATTTCATTAGATTGTACCGAAGCAGTCGTAGATGAAGCTATTGCTGAAGGATGTGATATCATTATCTCGCACCACCCTATTGTCTTCGGGGGCTTGAAAAAGTTTACCGGATCCAACTATGTAGAGCGTGTGATTATCAAGGCCATCCGCAATAATATTGCTATTTATGCTATTCATACCAATCTGGATAATATCTTTGGCGGAGTCAGTTCAAAAATTGCCGAGAAACTCCATCTGGAGAATACAGCTATACTGAAGCAAAAGAAAAATCTTTTAAATAAGCTGGTTGTATATGTTCCGCGGACACATGTGGAGATTGTCCGGGATGCTCTTTTTGAAGCAGGTGCAGGGAATATTGGTAACTACGACCAGTGCAGCTATAACAGTGCCGGATACGGAACTTTCAGACCGTTGGAAGGAGCTGATCCGGCTATTGGTGAAATCGGTCAGCAGGAAAGAGTAGAAGAGACTAAAATAGAGGTCATTTATCCGCAAATAAAAGAGCGTGAAATCCTTGTAGCGATGTATGCGAGCCATCCATATGAAGAGGTTGCGTATAATATTGTTACATTGCAAAACAATTATCAGATAATAGGATCGGGAGTGATAGGAAATTTATCCGAACCAATGAGTGAAATAGATTTTCTGCGGTATTTGAAGGAAAAGCTCAATCTAACAGTTATTCGTCATACAGAATTGAGAGGAAAGGAAGTGTCTCGAGTGGCGGTATGTGGAGGTGCAGGCGGCTTTTTACTTGCTGATGCAAAAAGATCAGGAGCAGATTTTTTTGTGACGGCTGATTATAAGTATCACGAGTTTTTCGATGCTGAAGGTCAGATCGTCATTGCAGATACGGGACATTTTGAAAGTGAACAATTTACGCAAGAATTATTGTTAGAGATTATTCGGAATAAATTTGCTAACTTTGCAGTCCTAATAACGGAAACAGACACAAATCCAATAAAATACTACTGTTAA
- a CDS encoding zinc ribbon domain-containing protein has protein sequence MEQTVEQKLKALWSLQTIHTKVDKIRQIRGELPIEVADLEDEIAGLETRIEKIRTDLDELEDSIVKRKNMIKDAQGAIKKYEGQLNEVKNNREYDAITKEIEIQGLEIQVCEKRIKEYEFEIRNKTEQYESTEKTLGYNKTELEGKRKELDTITAETQKEEDTLLKNAEAAEKNIEERLMNVYNRLRNSFKNGLAVVSIDRDSCSGCHNKIPAQMQSEIRQRKKIIICEHCGRVIVDEGILLEVEGEMV, from the coding sequence ATGGAACAAACTGTAGAACAAAAATTGAAAGCATTATGGTCTTTGCAAACCATACATACTAAAGTCGATAAAATTCGTCAAATCAGAGGTGAATTGCCTATCGAAGTAGCTGATCTTGAAGATGAAATCGCAGGATTAGAAACCCGTATTGAGAAAATCAGAACGGACCTGGATGAATTGGAAGATTCTATCGTAAAGCGCAAAAACATGATTAAGGACGCTCAGGGGGCCATCAAGAAATATGAAGGTCAGCTGAACGAAGTTAAAAACAATCGTGAATATGATGCTATCACTAAGGAGATCGAAATTCAGGGCTTAGAAATTCAGGTGTGTGAAAAACGAATCAAAGAATATGAGTTCGAAATTCGTAACAAGACTGAGCAATACGAAAGCACAGAAAAGACCTTAGGTTACAACAAAACAGAGCTTGAAGGGAAAAGAAAAGAGCTGGATACAATTACGGCAGAAACTCAAAAAGAGGAAGATACGTTATTGAAGAATGCTGAAGCAGCAGAGAAAAACATTGAAGAGCGTTTGATGAATGTCTACAACAGACTTCGTAATTCATTCAAAAATGGTTTGGCTGTAGTTTCTATTGACCGCGACAGCTGTTCAGGATGTCACAACAAGATCCCTGCGCAGATGCAATCTGAGATTCGCCAACGCAAAAAAATCATTATTTGTGAACATTGCGGACGTGTAATCGTTGACGAAGGAATCCTACTGGAAGTAGAAGGCGAAATGGTGTAA